In Rutidosis leptorrhynchoides isolate AG116_Rl617_1_P2 chromosome 2, CSIRO_AGI_Rlap_v1, whole genome shotgun sequence, one genomic interval encodes:
- the LOC139890626 gene encoding UPF0057 membrane protein At2g24040-like produces MSACLLICEIILSVLLPPLGVCLRYGCCTVEFFICLVLTILGYLPGIIYALYAILCVNPEREGDRYEALA; encoded by the exons ATGTCGGCATGTCTTCTTATCTGCGAGATCATACTATCAGTTCTCCTACCACCACTCGGTGTGTGTCTCCGATACGGTTGTTGCACg GTTGAGTTCTTTATCTGTTTGGTGTTGACTATTTTGGGTTATCTTCCTGGGATAATTTATGCTCTCTATGCCATCCTTTGTGTCAATCCTGAGCGCGAGGGTGATCGTTATGAGGCGCTTGCGTAA
- the LOC139890627 gene encoding shikimate O-hydroxycinnamoyltransferase-like, translating to MKLAVKESVIVKPSKTTPCPQIWTSNLDLVVGRIHILTVYFYKLNGSSNFFDSMVLKKALADVLVSFFPVAGRLGINGDGRVVINCNSEGVLFVEAEADCCIDDFGEITPSPELRRLVPTVDYSGDISSYPLFITQVTRFECGGVSLGCGLHHTLSDGLSSLHFINTWSDVARGLSVAIPPFIDRSLLQARNPPTPMFDHVEYHPPPSLISTSQNQQDVSLSKSASTSILRLTLDQINNLKSKAKGDGSVYHSTYEILAAHLWRCACKARGLSKDQPTKLYVATDGRSRLIPPLPLGYLGNVVFTATPIAKSGDFESESLADTARRIHNELGKMNDEYLRSAIDYLESVDDISALVRGPTYFASPNLNVNSWTRLPIYESDFGWGRPIFMGPASILYEGTIYIIPSPRGDRSVSLAVCLDPDHMAMFEECLYAF from the exons atgaaGCTAGCAGTGAAGGAATCAGTGATTGTAAAACCATCCAAAACGACACCGTGTCCGCAAATATGGACCTCAAATCTTGATTTAGTGGTGGGTCGAATCCATATATTAACCGTTTACTTTTACAAACTAAATGGGTCTTCAAATTTCTTCGATTCCATGGTTTTGAAGAAGGCTCTCGCCGACGTGTTAGTTTCGTTTTTTCCGGTAGCCGGACGGTTGGGTATAAACGGTGATGGCAGAGTTGTAATTAATTGTAACAGTGAGGGTGTTTTGTTTGTAGAAGCTGAAGCTGATTGTTGCATTGATGATTTTGGTGAAATTACTCCGTCGCCGGAGTTAAGACGATTGGTACCGACCGTAGATTATTCCGGTGACATTTCTTCTTATCCGTTATTTATTACACAG GTTACACGGTTCGAGTGTGGAGGAGTATCTTTAGGCTGTGGATTGCACCATACATTATCGGATGGACTCTCATCTCTTCACTTCATCAACACATGGTCCGATGTAGCTCGAGGCCTATCGGTTGCAATCCCACCGTTCATTGACCGCTCACTTCTTCAAGCTCGTAATCCACCAACCCCAATGTTTGACCACGTCGAATACCATCCCCCACCATCGCTGATCTCTACGTCACAAAACCAACAAGACGTATCACTTTCAAAGTCAGCATCAACCTCAATCCTACGACTCACGCTTGATCAAATCAACAATCTAAAATCAAAGGCCAAAGGCGATGGGAGTGTGTACCATAGCACGTACGAGATCCTAGCCGCTCATCTATGGCGATGTGCTTGTAAAGCGCGTGGGCTGTCAAAAGATCAACCAACTAAATTGTATGTGGCCACTGATGGGCGGTCAAGATTGATTCCACCACTTCCTCTGGGCTACCTTGGGAATGTCGTTTTTACAGCCACCCCAATTGCTAAATCGGGTGATTTTGAATCTGAATCCTTGGCGGACACTGCGAGGAGGATTCACAATGAGTTGGGTAAAATGAACGATGAGTATCTTAGATCAGCTATCGATTACCTGGAGTCGGTAGATGATATTTCGGCCCTTGTTAGAGGGCCGACTTACTTTGCGAGTCCAAATCTGAATGTAAACAGTTGGACTCGTTTACCGATATATGAATCAGACTTTGGTTGGGGTCGACCTATTTTCATGGGACCAGCAAGTATACTTTACGAGGGTACAATTTACATCATACCGAGCCCTAGAGGTGATCGGAGTGTATCATTGGCAGTCTGTTTGGACCCTGATCACATGGCTATGTTTGAAGAATGCTTGTATGCtttttag